The following proteins come from a genomic window of Chiloscyllium punctatum isolate Juve2018m chromosome 49, sChiPun1.3, whole genome shotgun sequence:
- the fbxw2 gene encoding F-box/WD repeat-containing protein 2 isoform X1, with amino-acid sequence MEKKDFNTWLDTLSSTFITLTENQKNETLDHLISLSGAVQLRHLSNNLETLLKRDFLKLLPLELSFHLLKWLDPPTLLICCLVCKQWNKVISACTEVWQEACRSLGWQIDDTIQDTLHWKKIYLKAVKRIKQLQDKEAFETSSLIGHSARVYALYYKDGLLCTGSDDLSAKLWDVCTGQCIYGIQTHTCATVKFDEQKLVTGSFDNTIACWDWSSGAKTQHFRGHTGAVFSVDYSDELDILVSGSADFTVKVWSLSTGICLNTLTEHTEWVTKVVLQVSQVESVMHNPGDYILLSADKYEIKVWPIGREVNCKCLKTLAVSNDRSICLQPRLQFDGKHIVCASDLGLYQWDFASYDIIRVIRTPDSSNLSLLSQGEVFALLFDSHYLYIMDLRTEKLVGRWPLPAYRKSKRGSSFLAGETAWLNGLNGKNDTGLVFATSMPDHSIHLVLWKENG; translated from the exons ATGGAGAAAAAGGACTTTAATACATGGCTTGATACCCTCTCCAGCACTTTTATCACTCTGACAGAGAACCAGAAAAATGAGACACTAGACCACCTGATCAGCTTGAGTGGGGCTGTCCAATTGAGACACCTCTCTAACAATCTGGAGACACTTCTGAAACGAGACTTCCTCAAATTGCTTCCATTGGAGCTTAGTTTTCACCTGTTGAAGTGGCTTGACCCACCAACCCTGCTGATTTGTTGCCTAGTCTGCAAGCAGTGGAACAAGGTGATAAGTGCCTGTACTGAAGTGTGGCAGGAAGCCTGTCGAAGTTTAGGCTGGCAGATCGATGATACAATTCAGGATACTCTGCACTGGAAGAAGATTTATCTGAAGGCAGTTAAAAGGATAAAGCAGTTACAGGACAAAGAAGCCTTTGAGACCTCCTCCTTAATTGGCCACAGTGCTAGAGTATATGCTCTTTATTATAAAGATGGATTGTTGTGCACAG GTTCCGATGATCTATCTGCCAAACTCTGGGATGTTTGCACTGGTCAGTGTATATATGGGATCCAGACTCACACGTGCGCTACAGTGAAATTTGATGAGCAGAAGCTAGTTACTGGATCATTTGATAACACGATTGCCTGTTGGGACTGGAGCTCAGGAGCTAAAACCCAGCACTTCCGAGGTCATACAGGAGCAG TTTTCAGTGTTGATTATAGTGACGAGCTAGATATCCTGGTCAGTGGGTCTGCAGATTTCACTGTGAAAGTCTGGTCATTGTCAACGGGAATCTGCCTGAATACGCTTACTGAGCATACTGAATGGGTGACTAAG GTGGTTTTACAGGTCAGCCAGGTAGAATCCGTGATGCACAATCCAGGGGATTATATTTTACTAAGTGCTGATAAATATGAAATCAAG GTTTGGCCAATTGGGAGAGAGGTCAACTGCAAGTGTTTGAAGACACTTGCTGTGTCAAATGATCGAAGCATATGCCTCCAACCAAGACTGCAATTTGATGGCAAGCACATTGTCTGCGCATCGGATCTAGGATTGTACCAGTGGGACTTTGCCAGTTATGATATTATCAG AGTTATTAGAACTCCGGATTCCTCGAATCTTTCTTTGCTGAGCCAGGGAGAGGTCTTTGCTCTGCTGTTCGACAGCCATTATCTGTATATAATGGACTTGAGGACAGAGAAACTGGTTGGTCGCTGGCCTCTACCCGCGTACCGGAAATCGAAGAGAGGTTCTAGCTTCCTGGCGGGAGAAACTGCGTGGCTCAACGGACTCAATGGCAAGAATGACACAGGCCTGGTTTTTGCCACCAGCATGCCAGATCATAGTATTCATTTGGTCCTATGGAAGGAGAATGGATGA
- the fbxw2 gene encoding F-box/WD repeat-containing protein 2 isoform X2, giving the protein MEKKDFNTWLDTLSSTFITLTENQKNETLDHLISLSGAVQLRHLSNNLETLLKRDFLKLLPLELSFHLLKWLDPPTLLICCLVCKQWNKVISACTEVWQEACRSLGWQIDDTIQDTLHWKKIYLKAVKRIKQLQDKEAFETSSLIGHSARVYALYYKDGLLCTGSDDLSAKLWDVCTGQCIYGIQTHTCATVKFDEQKLVTGSFDNTIACWDWSSGAKTQHFRGHTGAVFSVDYSDELDILVSGSADFTVKVWSLSTGICLNTLTEHTEWVTKVWPIGREVNCKCLKTLAVSNDRSICLQPRLQFDGKHIVCASDLGLYQWDFASYDIIRVIRTPDSSNLSLLSQGEVFALLFDSHYLYIMDLRTEKLVGRWPLPAYRKSKRGSSFLAGETAWLNGLNGKNDTGLVFATSMPDHSIHLVLWKENG; this is encoded by the exons ATGGAGAAAAAGGACTTTAATACATGGCTTGATACCCTCTCCAGCACTTTTATCACTCTGACAGAGAACCAGAAAAATGAGACACTAGACCACCTGATCAGCTTGAGTGGGGCTGTCCAATTGAGACACCTCTCTAACAATCTGGAGACACTTCTGAAACGAGACTTCCTCAAATTGCTTCCATTGGAGCTTAGTTTTCACCTGTTGAAGTGGCTTGACCCACCAACCCTGCTGATTTGTTGCCTAGTCTGCAAGCAGTGGAACAAGGTGATAAGTGCCTGTACTGAAGTGTGGCAGGAAGCCTGTCGAAGTTTAGGCTGGCAGATCGATGATACAATTCAGGATACTCTGCACTGGAAGAAGATTTATCTGAAGGCAGTTAAAAGGATAAAGCAGTTACAGGACAAAGAAGCCTTTGAGACCTCCTCCTTAATTGGCCACAGTGCTAGAGTATATGCTCTTTATTATAAAGATGGATTGTTGTGCACAG GTTCCGATGATCTATCTGCCAAACTCTGGGATGTTTGCACTGGTCAGTGTATATATGGGATCCAGACTCACACGTGCGCTACAGTGAAATTTGATGAGCAGAAGCTAGTTACTGGATCATTTGATAACACGATTGCCTGTTGGGACTGGAGCTCAGGAGCTAAAACCCAGCACTTCCGAGGTCATACAGGAGCAG TTTTCAGTGTTGATTATAGTGACGAGCTAGATATCCTGGTCAGTGGGTCTGCAGATTTCACTGTGAAAGTCTGGTCATTGTCAACGGGAATCTGCCTGAATACGCTTACTGAGCATACTGAATGGGTGACTAAG GTTTGGCCAATTGGGAGAGAGGTCAACTGCAAGTGTTTGAAGACACTTGCTGTGTCAAATGATCGAAGCATATGCCTCCAACCAAGACTGCAATTTGATGGCAAGCACATTGTCTGCGCATCGGATCTAGGATTGTACCAGTGGGACTTTGCCAGTTATGATATTATCAG AGTTATTAGAACTCCGGATTCCTCGAATCTTTCTTTGCTGAGCCAGGGAGAGGTCTTTGCTCTGCTGTTCGACAGCCATTATCTGTATATAATGGACTTGAGGACAGAGAAACTGGTTGGTCGCTGGCCTCTACCCGCGTACCGGAAATCGAAGAGAGGTTCTAGCTTCCTGGCGGGAGAAACTGCGTGGCTCAACGGACTCAATGGCAAGAATGACACAGGCCTGGTTTTTGCCACCAGCATGCCAGATCATAGTATTCATTTGGTCCTATGGAAGGAGAATGGATGA